From the genome of Streptomyces sp. S4.7:
CAGTACGGAGGACGGGAGCGGCTCGCGCTGCCAGACACAGTCCCCGTCGAGCACGGCGAGCGAGCCGGGATCACTCTCGTACGGGCTCCGCTCGACGTACCCGGCCCCGTACCGCCGGGGCTCGGCCGCGACAGCGCGGGCAAGTCGCAGGGCCTGGGCCCGGGTCCGCGGTTCACGGCTCTCGTCGGGCGAGAAGTCCAGCCCGGTGGTCGCCGCGGGACCCTGTGTCGCGCCGCCGCCTTTCGCCCCGTGGCGCCGGAAGCCGTCGCCACGGGCTTCGCCCGGTCCGTATCCGGGGTGTCACCGCTTCCGGAACACCCCACGAGCAGCATCCCGACCGCGAGACCGGCGGCCCCGTGACGTAGCCGGCCGGATCTGCCGTACACCCTGAACTCCCCTGCCGCACCCCGCACTTCGCCCCTCCATCCTGAACGTAACCAGAGGGACGCACATGAACCGCGATCAGTTCTCGGCAGACGCGGTTGATCCCCTCCAACCCAACCCATATCCCCCTCGCTACGCCCAAGCCTGGAACGAAGACGGCCACACCTCCAGCAGCAGGACCACCAAACCCACCCCGGACCCCGCCGGGACACCGACACCGACAGGCGGGGCCGCGCCGTACTTCGGTGGTCAGGGGGTCAGATAGCCGGCGTGGTCCTGCGACCGGTGGAGGCGCGGAGGATCACGGCGAGAGCGACCAGGACGATGCCGAACCAGACGACGCTCGTGACGCCCACATGGTCGGCGAACAGGCCGCCGATGAGGGCGCCCAGGGCTATGCAGGTGTTGTAGGCCATGGTGTTGAGCGACATCGCGGCCTCGAAGGTCTCGGGGGCCGCCGAGAGCGTCATGTTGATCTGGCTGAGCTGGACGACGCCGAAGGCGAGGCCCCAAAGGATCATGGCGGCGATCACGCCGAAGTCGTACGTGCCGATGGTCAGCAGCATGACAAGTGCGGCGATCATGATCAGGCCGCCCACGATGAAGCTGCCCCGCAGGCTCTTGTTGACGGTCCGGCCGCCGATGAAGTTGCCGATCGCGCCGCCGGTACCGAAGACGATGAGGACGACGGTGATGAAGCCGACGGTGGCGGACGTACTGTCCTCGAGATAGGGCCGCACGAACGTGTAGGCACCGAAGTGACCGAGGACGAAGAACACCACCATGACCAGGACCAGACGCAGCGGCACGTTCCTGACGGGCAGTTCGAAGACCTCGCGGACCGACACCGCGTTGGCCGACGGGAGCGGCGGGAGCGTGACGGCAACCGCGAGGAACACCAGAGCGCTGAGGCCGGCCCAGATCAGGAAGGTGGTGCGCCAGTCGCCGGCGCTCTCCAGCAGTGTGCCGAGCGGGATGCCGACGACGGTGGCGATCGAGATTCCGGACATCACGACAGCGGCAGCCCGGTTGGCGTGCTTCGCCGGGACGATGCGCATGGCCATGCTGACGCCGATGGCCCAGAAAACGCCGCTGGCGAAGCCCATGATCAGGCGGGTGCCCAGTATCAGCGGGTAGTTCGGGGCGATCGAGGTGATCAGGTTACCGACGGCCAGGACGGCCAGCAGTGTGGTCAGTAGCCGGCGCCGGTTGACGCGCCGGGTCCATGCCACGATGAACGGCACACCGAGACCTGCCGCGAGACCCTGCGCCGTGACCATGAGGCCGACCGAGCCCACGGAGACCCCAAGGCTCGCGCTGAGCGGGGTGAGCAGGCCGATCGGCATCAGTTCGGTGGTGAGGAAGATGAACAGACTGGCGGTGATGGCGGCCACACCCAACCATCCCCGGGTCGGGGACACCTGCTCGTGTGGCGTGACGGGGGAGTTCGTCTCGTCCTGAATGCTCATGTCGTCTCTCTGGATGTGGTCAGGCGTGGTACGCGAATGCCTCACGGCGTCGGCGTCCAACGAGGAGGTCAGGGCGTGGGGAGGTGCGCCCACCGTTATCCACCGCGTTCCTGTTTCAGAGCGGATTGGTCGGGGAGGCGCGAGACGGTGGTGCGGGGTGGAGCCGATGGGGTCCCCTCGGACATCGGTCCGGGTGGGCGCGGCTGACCGAGCACAACGGCCAGGAAGATGACGACCATGCCGACGAACTGGAGGGCCGACAGCGTCTGGTCCTTGACGAGGTAGCCCAGCAGGGTCGCCACGACCGGGCTGCCCAGCGCGAGGAAGGAGACCGCCACGGCCGGCAGGCGTTCGATGCCGCGGAACCAGGCGATGTAGCTCAGGATCGCGCCCAGGGTGATGAGGTAGGCGAACCCGATGACGTTGGAGCCGGTGAGACCGTCGGGAAGGTCTTCCAGCGACAGCCAGAACGGCAGCAGGACCAGACCGCCCGCTGTGAGTTGCCACCCCGTGAACGCGAGCAGGCCGACGCCCTCCGGCCTGCCCCACCGCTTGGTCAGAGTGATGCCCGAAGCCATGCACAGCGCTCCGCCGACCGCGGCGAGGAGTCCGGTGGTGTCGAGCGACGCCGTGCCTCTGAAGACGAGCAACACCACTCCCCCGATGCCCATCGCGCAGGCCAGGGCGTGGACGGGTCTGATCCTCTCGCCGAGGAAGAGGGCGGCGAGGATGACCACGAACATGGGCTGCGCCGACGTGACCATGGCCGCGATGCCACCGGGCAGTCGGTAAGCCGCGACGAAGAGCAGGAAGTTGAAGGCGCCGATGTTCAGAACGCCCAGCACCAGCGCGCGCCACCACCAGATGCCGACGGGAAGTTTCCGGCCGAGGGCCAGCAGCACCAGGCCGCCGGGCAAGGCCCGCATGGTGGTCGCCAGGAGCGGCCGATCCGGCGGGAGCAGCTCGGTGGTCACCAGGTACGTGCTGCCCCAGACCGCCGGAGCCAGGCCGGTCAGGGCCACCGTGAGCACCGTTTGTCTGTTCTTCATCTCGCCTCACATCCCGCGGGAATCACCGTGGCTCCTGACATCTGTCCGGCCTGCTCAGTCGAAGATCGGGTCGCGGTCGCGGTCGCGGTCGCGGTCGCGGTCGCAGCCAAGCTTCAGCTCGAAGAAGCCGTCCGTGCCCGCCACGGCCAGCACGCCGTCCCAGAGGGTTCCGGCCGCCTCT
Proteins encoded in this window:
- a CDS encoding MFS transporter — its product is MSIQDETNSPVTPHEQVSPTRGWLGVAAITASLFIFLTTELMPIGLLTPLSASLGVSVGSVGLMVTAQGLAAGLGVPFIVAWTRRVNRRRLLTTLLAVLAVGNLITSIAPNYPLILGTRLIMGFASGVFWAIGVSMAMRIVPAKHANRAAAVVMSGISIATVVGIPLGTLLESAGDWRTTFLIWAGLSALVFLAVAVTLPPLPSANAVSVREVFELPVRNVPLRLVLVMVVFFVLGHFGAYTFVRPYLEDSTSATVGFITVVLIVFGTGGAIGNFIGGRTVNKSLRGSFIVGGLIMIAALVMLLTIGTYDFGVIAAMILWGLAFGVVQLSQINMTLSAAPETFEAAMSLNTMAYNTCIALGALIGGLFADHVGVTSVVWFGIVLVALAVILRASTGRRTTPAI
- a CDS encoding EamA family transporter, with protein sequence MKNRQTVLTVALTGLAPAVWGSTYLVTTELLPPDRPLLATTMRALPGGLVLLALGRKLPVGIWWWRALVLGVLNIGAFNFLLFVAAYRLPGGIAAMVTSAQPMFVVILAALFLGERIRPVHALACAMGIGGVVLLVFRGTASLDTTGLLAAVGGALCMASGITLTKRWGRPEGVGLLAFTGWQLTAGGLVLLPFWLSLEDLPDGLTGSNVIGFAYLITLGAILSYIAWFRGIERLPAVAVSFLALGSPVVATLLGYLVKDQTLSALQFVGMVVIFLAVVLGQPRPPGPMSEGTPSAPPRTTVSRLPDQSALKQERGG